Proteins encoded in a region of the Mercenaria mercenaria strain notata chromosome 1, MADL_Memer_1, whole genome shotgun sequence genome:
- the LOC123542057 gene encoding B9 domain-containing protein 2-like, which translates to MAEVHIIGQIVGGTGFPENSLFCKWGINTGGAWKVLAGIREGQTQVDNPQNHSAAYFSHPIDVHFATKGLQGWPKLHFQVWHQDSFGRNELYGYGFCHIPTSPGIHNIECPTWRPSGSYLEQVSQSFLGGGPQLKNPDLIYSGADRYKLHTIAMGSVHLQIGVILRNFDKFGIEC; encoded by the exons aTGGCAGAAGTACACATAATTGGACAGATTGTTGGTGGGACTGGTTTTCCTGAAAACAGCTTATTTTGCAAGTGGGGAATTAACACAG gTGGAGCATGGAAGGTTCTAGCAGGTATACGTGAAGGTCAGACGCAAGTTGATAACCCTCAGAACCATTCAGCAGCTTACTTCTCACATCCCATAGATGTACACTTTGCTACCAAGGGATTACAAG GTTGGCCAAAGTTACATTTTCAAGTTTGGCATCAGGATAGTTTTGGTAGAAATGAACTATATGGATATGGTTTCTGTCATATCCCAACATCTCCCGGTATTCACAATATAGAGTGTCCAACATGGCGACCCTCTGGAAGTTACCTAGAACAAGTGTCACAGAGTTTCCTCGGTGGTGGTCCACAGCTGAAAAACCCGGACCTGATTTACAGTGGAGCCGACAGATATAAACTACACACAATAGCCATGGGATCAGTTCATTTACAGATTGGTGTGATATTAAGAAACTTTGACAAATTTGGAATAGAATGTTAG